In a genomic window of Streptomyces sp. SJL17-4:
- a CDS encoding amidase gives MTTFEERATVHAFRDDALGEHDAVGLAAAIRRGEVSAAEVARDAAARVREVEDRLHAVQVYIDAPSFATGPGAFAGVPTFVKDNTDYLGLPTGHGSAAFTPRLARRHAPFTRQLLSSGVTVLGKTRLPEFGFSPATEYEAAEPVRNPWNTGCSAGGSSGGSAALVAAGAVPIAHANDGGGSIRIPAACCGLVGLKPTRGRVVTNPQSRQLPLDIVSDGIVSRSVRDTAAFLAAAETHWRNPKLPPLGLVEGPSERRLRVGFLIDSPNGVHADPATRAAVMDTVATLERLGHTVEPVELRLDPRFTDDFLTYWGMLSFLIGVTGRTFGPDFDRHRMDGLSRGLREDYVKSWRRTPGVLRRLKRTREAYAAAFRGLDLVLTPVLAHTTPRIGHLSPTVPYATLVERILAYVAFTPVNNVVGTPSISVPAASATEDGLPIGVMFSGRPGSERTLLDVAYALEADRPFRRIQDV, from the coding sequence GTGACGACTTTCGAAGAACGGGCCACGGTGCACGCCTTCCGGGACGACGCGCTGGGCGAGCACGACGCCGTCGGGCTGGCCGCGGCGATACGGCGGGGCGAGGTCAGCGCCGCCGAGGTCGCCCGGGACGCGGCCGCGCGCGTGCGGGAGGTCGAGGACCGGCTCCACGCGGTCCAGGTGTACATCGACGCCCCCTCGTTCGCCACCGGCCCCGGCGCCTTCGCCGGAGTGCCGACCTTCGTCAAGGACAACACCGACTACCTGGGGCTGCCCACCGGTCACGGCAGCGCGGCCTTCACCCCGCGCCTCGCCCGGCGTCACGCGCCCTTCACCCGCCAGCTCCTGAGCAGCGGCGTCACGGTCCTCGGCAAGACCCGGCTGCCCGAGTTCGGATTCAGCCCCGCCACGGAGTACGAGGCCGCCGAACCGGTCCGCAACCCGTGGAACACCGGCTGCTCGGCGGGCGGTTCGTCGGGCGGCAGCGCGGCGCTCGTCGCCGCGGGCGCGGTGCCGATCGCCCACGCCAACGACGGCGGCGGGTCGATCCGCATCCCCGCCGCCTGCTGCGGTCTTGTCGGCCTCAAGCCGACCCGCGGCCGGGTCGTGACGAACCCGCAGAGCCGCCAACTCCCCCTGGACATCGTCTCCGACGGCATCGTGAGCCGTTCGGTACGGGACACCGCCGCGTTCCTCGCCGCCGCCGAGACCCACTGGCGGAACCCGAAGCTGCCGCCCCTCGGTCTGGTCGAGGGACCGTCCGAACGGCGCCTGCGCGTCGGGTTCCTGATCGACTCACCGAACGGTGTCCACGCCGACCCCGCGACCCGGGCGGCCGTCATGGACACCGTCGCGACGCTCGAACGGCTCGGCCACACCGTGGAGCCGGTCGAACTCCGCCTCGACCCGCGGTTCACCGACGACTTCCTCACGTACTGGGGCATGCTGTCGTTCCTCATCGGCGTCACGGGCCGGACCTTCGGTCCGGACTTCGACCGGCACCGGATGGACGGCCTCAGCCGGGGACTGCGCGAGGACTACGTGAAGAGCTGGCGGCGCACGCCGGGCGTGCTGCGGAGGCTGAAGCGGACGAGGGAGGCGTACGCGGCGGCGTTCCGCGGACTCGACCTCGTCCTCACCCCCGTACTGGCGCACACCACGCCGCGGATCGGTCACCTCAGTCCGACCGTGCCGTACGCGACGCTGGTCGAGCGGATCCTCGCGTACGTCGCCTTCACACCGGTCAACAACGTCGTCGGGACGCCGTCGATCTCGGTCCCCGCGGCGAGCGCCACGGAGGACGGGCTGCCCATCGGCGTCATGTTCTCCGGCCGCCCCGGCAGCGAACGGACGCTGCTGGACGTCGCGTACGCGCTGGAGGCGGACCGCCCGTTCCGGCGTATCCAGGACGTCTGA
- a CDS encoding STAS domain-containing protein — translation MPRDATGTGDAGLGGPRLTAGVRWSGATAVVTVAGELDRDTQEPLRTALTEALDRHPERTVVDCGRLTFCDSTGLNLLLTTRLDAMESGSRLELAALRPPVARAFDITGVVAVFTVYDELPADLAEEEHP, via the coding sequence ATGCCAAGGGATGCGACAGGGACGGGTGACGCCGGGCTCGGCGGCCCACGCCTGACGGCCGGGGTCCGGTGGAGCGGCGCCACGGCCGTCGTCACGGTGGCGGGGGAGCTCGACCGCGACACGCAGGAGCCCCTGCGCACGGCGCTGACCGAGGCCCTGGACCGGCATCCCGAACGGACAGTCGTGGACTGCGGACGACTGACGTTCTGCGACTCGACCGGGCTCAATCTGCTGCTCACGACACGACTGGACGCGATGGAGTCCGGCAGCCGGCTGGAACTCGCCGCGCTGCGCCCGCCCGTCGCCCGGGCCTTCGACATCACCGGCGTCGTGGCGGTCTTCACGGTGTACGACGAGCTGCCCGCGGACCTGGCCGAGGAGGAGCACCCGTGA
- a CDS encoding winged helix-turn-helix domain-containing protein: MSDLSGDRQSWTFLTNHARVLVVIARDPGVRLRDVAAACGVTERTVQGIVADLEAAGYLTHSREGRRNRYRLAPGKRFRHPLEGDYEITGLLDLLKAAPNDGGHVARTGTIDTDSRSRVDS; the protein is encoded by the coding sequence ATGAGTGACCTTTCAGGCGATCGTCAGTCGTGGACCTTCCTGACGAATCACGCCCGAGTGCTCGTGGTGATCGCCAGAGATCCCGGCGTACGCCTGCGTGATGTCGCCGCCGCGTGCGGGGTGACCGAGCGAACGGTGCAGGGGATCGTCGCCGACCTGGAGGCCGCCGGATACCTGACGCATTCGCGGGAGGGCCGGCGCAACCGCTACCGCCTGGCCCCCGGCAAGCGATTCCGGCACCCGCTGGAGGGCGACTACGAGATCACCGGCCTCCTGGACCTGCTCAAGGCGGCCCCGAACGACGGCGGCCACGTGGCCCGCACCGGGACGATCGACACCGACTCCCGGTCGCGCGTCGACTCCTGA
- a CDS encoding ATP-binding protein: MSEPVRSRGQIRRLVLRSGESVVARCRDFCRVALTDWDWPGPPEGTGLTAEERDFAIEDVLLIVSEAVTNACLHAGGPTELVIRLAPAEPRSDDTETGAETGTAGDLRIEVNDRSSRIPVFRPRGAPGQPGGNGLIVIDRLARAWGAVPREAGKSFWVEVAAPVPANGPALDPEPSRAASGRGGPRGGDGATLDGGP; this comes from the coding sequence ATGAGTGAACCGGTCCGGTCCAGGGGGCAGATCAGACGGCTCGTCCTGCGGAGCGGGGAGTCGGTGGTCGCACGGTGCCGTGACTTCTGCCGGGTGGCGCTCACCGACTGGGACTGGCCCGGTCCGCCGGAGGGCACCGGCCTCACGGCGGAGGAGCGGGACTTCGCGATCGAGGACGTGCTCCTGATCGTCTCGGAGGCCGTGACCAACGCCTGCCTGCACGCGGGCGGCCCCACGGAGCTGGTCATCCGGCTCGCCCCCGCCGAACCGCGGAGCGACGATACGGAGACCGGCGCGGAGACCGGGACGGCCGGAGACCTACGGATCGAGGTGAACGACCGGAGCAGCCGGATTCCGGTCTTCCGCCCACGGGGTGCGCCGGGCCAACCGGGCGGCAACGGCCTGATAGTGATCGACCGGCTCGCGCGTGCGTGGGGAGCCGTCCCCAGGGAGGCGGGCAAGTCCTTCTGGGTGGAGGTGGCGGCCCCGGTCCCGGCGAACGGGCCGGCGCTCGATCCGGAGCCGTCGCGGGCGGCGTCGGGCCGTGGAGGCCCCCGTGGGGGTGATGGCGCGACCCTGGACGGCGGCCCGTGA
- a CDS encoding response regulator transcription factor, whose product MPHVLLIEDDASVRDGMELVLRRHGYDVDTAATGEEALALLDAPDGEKVELAVLDLMLPGMDGFEVCRRIRARTTTLPVIMLTARGDDHDIVTGLEAGADDYVVKPVTAPVLEARIRAALRRAEPSGAAGAAGSAGSAGSAGARRSAAADSAGLVIDRAGLTVTKHGVLIPLPPTELRLLLELSASPGRVFSREQLLASVWEHTFLGDSRLVDAAVGRLRAKLEDVPAKPRYVQTVRGFGYRFGPL is encoded by the coding sequence ATGCCGCATGTACTGCTCATCGAGGACGACGCGTCCGTACGGGACGGAATGGAGCTCGTGCTGCGCCGGCACGGGTACGACGTCGACACGGCGGCCACCGGCGAGGAGGCGCTCGCGCTGCTCGACGCCCCGGACGGGGAGAAGGTCGAGCTGGCCGTCCTCGACCTGATGTTGCCGGGGATGGACGGATTCGAGGTGTGCCGCCGCATCCGTGCCCGGACGACCACGCTTCCGGTCATCATGCTGACCGCGCGCGGGGACGACCACGACATCGTGACGGGTCTGGAGGCCGGCGCCGACGACTACGTGGTCAAGCCGGTCACCGCGCCCGTCCTGGAGGCCCGCATCCGGGCCGCACTGCGGCGCGCGGAGCCGTCGGGAGCCGCAGGAGCGGCGGGATCGGCCGGATCGGCCGGATCGGCGGGTGCCCGACGGTCGGCCGCCGCCGACTCCGCCGGCCTGGTGATCGACCGCGCCGGTCTCACCGTCACCAAACACGGCGTCCTGATCCCCCTTCCGCCCACCGAACTGCGTCTGCTCCTCGAACTGTCCGCCTCGCCCGGCCGGGTGTTCAGCCGCGAGCAGCTCCTCGCCTCGGTCTGGGAGCACACCTTCCTCGGTGACTCCCGGCTGGTGGACGCCGCGGTCGGACGGCTGCGGGCGAAGCTGGAGGACGTACCCGCGAAGCCTCGGTACGTCCAGACCGTGCGGGGCTTCGGCTACCGCTTCGGGCCGCTGTGA
- a CDS encoding ATP-binding protein, translating into MTTGHRTEQPPPDGIRPPVPHDAAEARARVAAVLEVAAAGERGPQSTTAVGDALLVTSELVTNALRHAGGLTGFAVELHQGAVTITVADASDELPHTGDGRGADGVADRASGLTEGGFGWSLVRLLAQEIRLSLPPEGGKIIEVRLPLH; encoded by the coding sequence GTGACCACAGGGCATCGCACGGAACAGCCCCCGCCGGACGGGATCCGGCCCCCCGTTCCGCATGACGCCGCCGAGGCGCGCGCCAGGGTGGCGGCGGTGCTGGAGGTGGCCGCGGCGGGGGAGCGCGGCCCGCAGTCCACCACCGCCGTCGGGGACGCGCTGCTCGTGACGTCCGAGCTGGTGACCAACGCGCTGCGTCATGCGGGAGGTCTCACCGGATTCGCCGTGGAACTCCACCAGGGCGCGGTGACGATCACCGTCGCGGACGCGAGTGACGAGCTGCCGCACACCGGAGACGGCCGTGGGGCGGATGGGGTGGCGGATCGGGCCTCCGGGCTGACGGAGGGTGGTTTCGGGTGGTCCCTGGTCAGGTTGCTCGCCCAGGAGATCAGACTGTCGCTGCCGCCGGAGGGCGGCAAGATCATCGAGGTGCGGTTGCCGCTTCATTGA
- a CDS encoding DUF6328 family protein, giving the protein MTDRETGRGLAEGRPDGQESMRGGGETARGGEETARRGAGDVRGDEDGTRAGGKAARGRDETADERADRQWQDLMQEIRVVQTGVQILLGFLLTVVFTPRYESLGSADKAIYILTVVLGSLATGALIGPVSFHRLVAGRRIKPAAVMWASRLTFIGILLLVATLTSALILILRVATDNAIVPWLVAGVLVWYLLCWFALPLWARTRHTAKKQE; this is encoded by the coding sequence ATGACTGACCGCGAGACCGGACGGGGGCTGGCCGAGGGGCGGCCGGATGGCCAGGAGAGCATGCGCGGAGGCGGGGAGACCGCGCGCGGAGGCGAGGAAACCGCTCGTCGAGGCGCGGGTGACGTGCGCGGCGACGAGGACGGAACGCGCGCGGGCGGGAAAGCCGCTCGCGGGCGCGACGAGACCGCGGACGAGCGTGCCGACCGGCAGTGGCAGGACCTCATGCAGGAGATCCGGGTGGTCCAGACCGGCGTCCAGATCCTCCTCGGCTTCCTCCTGACGGTGGTGTTCACTCCCCGGTACGAGAGCCTCGGGTCGGCCGACAAGGCGATCTACATCCTGACGGTGGTTCTCGGCTCGCTGGCCACCGGCGCGCTCATCGGCCCGGTCTCCTTCCACCGCCTCGTGGCCGGTCGGCGGATCAAACCCGCGGCGGTCATGTGGGCGTCCCGGCTGACCTTCATCGGGATCCTGCTCCTGGTCGCCACCCTCACCAGCGCGCTCATCCTCATCCTCCGCGTGGCGACCGACAACGCGATCGTGCCGTGGCTCGTGGCCGGGGTCCTGGTCTGGTACCTGCTGTGCTGGTTCGCCCTGCCGCTGTGGGCCCGCACCCGGCACACCGCGAAGAAGCAGGAGTGA
- a CDS encoding HAMP domain-containing sensor histidine kinase, with amino-acid sequence MRTRLVVTFVVVALISAVTATALAYRDARTAVLRRTQDAAVNDVRTRVTAVAADFDLPPDQRSLARFAAKVSEGLGARIVVARYQDLVAVSDPLADTGGRITVALRTAVRAGDGTRFQRVMWRDEPYLVVGMPVTYADGDRRFSGLEVFAITDLRAERDDTAALLDSVRAGILPVVVLAAVLALLAAGTVLRPVRKLGRATRELAEGDLGSRVAVSGHDELADLARTFNDTADALQASDTRLREQEAKARRFVADVSHELRTPLAAMTMVATVLEEDADQLPPDAARAARTVGAETARLSRLVEDLMEISRFDANAIRLNAAETDLADTVRASLALRGWTERVEVRLDEGVRAVVDRRRVDVIVANLVGNALRHGAPPVTVTLGTRTRTRTTTAVAGAARTTRATRTTPSADVAVAGGEWVTVEVADRGPGLPPEARERVFDRFYKADAARTRSAADTGGQGSGLGTAIALENARLHGGTIDVAEGPEGGAVFTLWLPLRRTGEDAE; translated from the coding sequence TTGCGGACCCGGCTCGTCGTGACCTTCGTCGTCGTCGCGCTCATCAGCGCGGTGACCGCGACCGCGCTCGCCTACCGGGACGCGCGGACCGCGGTCCTCCGGCGTACGCAGGACGCCGCCGTGAACGACGTACGGACGCGGGTCACCGCGGTCGCGGCCGATTTCGACCTGCCGCCGGACCAGCGGTCGCTGGCCCGGTTCGCGGCGAAGGTCTCGGAGGGCCTCGGCGCCCGGATCGTCGTGGCCCGCTACCAGGACCTCGTCGCGGTGTCCGACCCCCTCGCCGACACGGGCGGCCGGATCACCGTCGCGCTGCGGACCGCGGTGCGGGCCGGGGACGGAACCCGGTTCCAGCGGGTGATGTGGCGGGACGAGCCGTATCTGGTGGTCGGCATGCCCGTGACGTACGCGGACGGGGATCGTCGCTTCTCCGGCCTCGAGGTCTTCGCGATCACCGATCTCCGCGCCGAACGCGACGACACCGCAGCCCTGTTGGACTCCGTGCGGGCGGGCATCCTGCCGGTGGTGGTGCTGGCCGCCGTCCTGGCGCTGCTCGCCGCCGGAACGGTCCTCCGCCCCGTACGGAAGCTGGGGCGGGCCACGCGTGAGCTCGCGGAGGGTGACCTCGGGAGCCGGGTCGCGGTCTCGGGACACGACGAACTCGCTGATCTGGCAAGGACGTTCAACGACACGGCGGACGCCCTGCAGGCCTCCGACACGCGCCTGCGCGAGCAGGAGGCGAAGGCGCGCCGCTTCGTCGCGGACGTGTCGCACGAACTGCGGACGCCCCTCGCGGCGATGACGATGGTGGCGACGGTCCTGGAGGAGGACGCCGACCAGCTGCCCCCGGACGCCGCGCGGGCGGCCCGCACGGTGGGCGCGGAGACGGCGCGGCTTTCGCGGCTCGTCGAGGACCTGATGGAGATCTCCCGCTTCGACGCGAACGCGATCCGGCTCAACGCGGCCGAGACCGATCTCGCCGACACGGTACGGGCTTCCCTGGCGCTGCGCGGCTGGACCGAGCGGGTGGAGGTCCGTCTCGACGAGGGCGTACGGGCCGTGGTCGACCGGCGCCGCGTCGATGTGATCGTGGCGAACCTGGTGGGCAACGCGCTCCGGCACGGAGCGCCGCCGGTCACCGTGACCCTCGGCACGAGGACGCGAACGCGGACGACGACGGCGGTCGCGGGGGCGGCGCGGACCACGAGGGCGACGAGGACGACGCCGAGCGCGGACGTCGCCGTGGCCGGGGGCGAGTGGGTGACCGTGGAGGTCGCCGACCGTGGCCCGGGGCTGCCGCCGGAGGCACGGGAGCGGGTGTTCGACCGGTTCTACAAGGCGGACGCGGCCCGCACGCGGAGCGCGGCCGACACCGGCGGACAGGGCAGCGGCCTCGGGACGGCGATCGCCCTGGAGAACGCGCGGCTGCACGGCGGCACGATCGACGTCGCCGAAGGACCGGAGGGCGGAGCGGTGTTCACCCTGTGGCTGCCCCTGCGGCGTACGGGAGAGGACGCGGAATGA
- a CDS encoding plasmid stabilization protein, which translates to MPRGSSPKRERQYEHIKESAEERGESEKRAKEIAARTVNKERARHGEAETSSRLSREDMSSGERGGRRSHSGAQGRTYDQLYEEAKRRHIDGRSKMNKAQLLRALGGDG; encoded by the coding sequence ATGCCTCGCGGATCCAGCCCGAAGCGGGAACGGCAGTACGAGCACATCAAGGAGAGCGCGGAGGAGCGCGGCGAGAGCGAGAAGCGCGCCAAGGAGATCGCCGCCCGCACCGTGAACAAGGAACGGGCCCGGCACGGCGAGGCCGAGACGTCGAGCCGGCTGTCCCGGGAGGACATGTCGTCCGGCGAGCGCGGTGGCCGGCGCTCTCACAGCGGCGCCCAGGGGCGCACGTACGACCAGCTCTACGAAGAGGCCAAGCGCCGTCATATCGACGGCCGCTCGAAGATGAACAAGGCACAGCTGTTGCGCGCCCTCGGCGGCGACGGCTGA
- the rox gene encoding rifampin monooxygenase — MCDVIVVGSGPTGLMLAGELRLHGVDVLVLDKEAEPTRQSRAQGLHVRSIEVMAQRGLLERFLGLGNQIAVGGFFAGLGKTWPEGMDTAHSYVLAIPQQVTERLLTEHATEVGTEIRRGCEVVGLSQDADGVTVELADGEELRARYVVGCDGGRSAVRKLLGVAFPGEPSRVETLLGEMELTVSQEELTAVMTEVRKTQLRFGAMPLGDGVFRVVVPAEGVAEDRSTAPTLDEFKEQLRAIAGTDFGAHSPRWLSRFGDATRQAERYRVDRVFLAGDAAHIHPPTGGQGLNLGIQDAFNLGWKLAAAVAGWAPEGLLDSYHAERHPVATDVLDNTRAQIQLMSTEPGAQAVRRLLAELVEFEDVNRYLIEKITAISVRYDFGEGNELLGKRMRDLELKQGRLYERMHEGRGLLLDQTGRLSVEGWADRVDHVVQVSGELDVPAVLLRPDGHVAWVGEDQQELLEHLPTWFGAATG; from the coding sequence TTGTGTGACGTGATCGTGGTGGGCAGCGGCCCGACCGGCTTGATGCTGGCCGGAGAGCTGCGGCTGCACGGCGTCGACGTGCTCGTACTGGACAAGGAGGCGGAGCCGACCCGGCAGTCGCGCGCGCAGGGGCTGCACGTGCGCAGCATCGAGGTGATGGCCCAGCGCGGTCTGCTGGAGCGGTTCCTCGGGCTCGGGAACCAGATCGCGGTCGGAGGCTTCTTCGCGGGGCTCGGCAAGACCTGGCCGGAGGGCATGGACACGGCCCATTCGTACGTTCTCGCCATTCCGCAGCAGGTGACCGAGCGGCTGCTGACCGAGCACGCGACCGAGGTCGGAACCGAGATCCGCCGCGGCTGCGAGGTGGTCGGCCTGAGCCAGGACGCGGACGGCGTGACCGTCGAACTGGCCGACGGCGAGGAGCTCCGCGCGCGGTACGTCGTCGGCTGCGACGGCGGCCGCAGCGCGGTGCGCAAGCTGCTCGGCGTCGCGTTCCCCGGTGAGCCGTCCCGGGTGGAGACGCTGCTGGGCGAGATGGAGCTGACCGTCTCGCAGGAGGAGCTGACCGCGGTGATGACCGAGGTCCGCAAGACCCAACTGCGGTTCGGTGCCATGCCCCTGGGGGACGGGGTCTTCCGGGTCGTCGTGCCCGCCGAGGGGGTGGCCGAGGACCGCTCGACCGCGCCGACGCTCGACGAGTTCAAGGAGCAGCTGCGGGCGATCGCCGGGACGGACTTCGGTGCGCACTCGCCGCGTTGGCTCTCCCGGTTCGGCGACGCGACCCGGCAGGCCGAGCGGTACCGGGTCGACCGGGTGTTCCTCGCGGGCGACGCGGCACACATCCACCCGCCGACCGGCGGGCAGGGCCTCAACCTCGGTATCCAGGACGCGTTCAACCTGGGCTGGAAGCTGGCCGCCGCCGTCGCCGGCTGGGCGCCCGAGGGGCTTCTCGACAGCTACCACGCCGAGCGGCACCCGGTGGCCACGGACGTCCTGGACAACACCCGTGCCCAGATCCAGCTGATGTCGACCGAGCCCGGTGCGCAGGCGGTGCGCCGACTGCTCGCGGAACTCGTGGAGTTCGAGGACGTCAACCGGTACCTCATCGAGAAGATCACGGCGATCTCGGTGCGTTACGACTTCGGCGAGGGGAACGAACTCCTTGGCAAGCGGATGCGTGACCTGGAGCTGAAGCAGGGGCGTCTCTACGAGCGGATGCACGAGGGTCGCGGACTGCTCCTCGACCAGACCGGCCGGCTCTCGGTCGAGGGCTGGGCGGACCGGGTCGACCACGTCGTCCAGGTCAGCGGCGAACTCGACGTGCCCGCGGTCCTGTTGCGACCGGACGGCCATGTGGCCTGGGTCGGCGAGGACCAGCAGGAGCTGCTCGAACACCTGCCGACGTGGTTCGGCGCGGCCACGGGCTGA
- a CDS encoding STAS domain-containing protein translates to MHPLPDRSTDLRSPAGKTDPLAPAIGPDAQMTVEVTPDGTVVVSGEIDSVTAPQLHRSLLAALHAHPEGVTLDLAAVTFCDCAGLRAFLTARASWAARAAWAAWASWAAPRRPDGGGDSLAPLTPLALGPVSPRMTRLLQLTGTGELFSPPKTGRPQ, encoded by the coding sequence GTGCACCCCCTTCCAGACCGCTCCACCGATCTCCGGTCGCCCGCCGGGAAGACCGACCCTCTGGCGCCCGCGATCGGCCCGGACGCACAGATGACCGTGGAGGTCACGCCGGACGGCACCGTCGTCGTCAGCGGCGAGATCGACAGCGTCACCGCCCCGCAGCTCCACCGGAGCCTGCTCGCCGCGCTGCACGCCCACCCGGAAGGCGTCACGCTCGACCTCGCGGCCGTCACCTTCTGCGACTGCGCCGGTCTGCGCGCCTTCCTGACCGCGCGGGCCTCGTGGGCGGCGCGGGCCGCATGGGCGGCATGGGCCTCGTGGGCCGCCCCTCGTCGCCCCGACGGCGGAGGCGACTCCCTCGCGCCCCTCACACCCCTCGCTCTCGGCCCCGTGAGCCCGCGGATGACCCGCCTGCTCCAGCTGACCGGCACGGGAGAACTCTTCTCGCCGCCGAAGACGGGACGGCCTCAATGA
- a CDS encoding SigB/SigF/SigG family RNA polymerase sigma factor → MSNHRTTTVRSRDQAVSRDRHSLPSDRRPVRHGPEPPAGLPEIADPLAVSTSDARLLSSALFERLSVLEEGTADYSYVRNTLVELNLSLVKYAATRFRHSNESWEDIVQVGTVGLIKAINRFDPERGNEFMSFALPTVLGEIRRHLRDTSWSVHVPRRLQELRLDLAKANDALEQELGRPPTAAELGDRLHITEAELCEGRVAANGFSSRSLDVPVDDEDGGPGMLARCLGSEDDSFEKIENLEALKPLVAALSSRDRAILALRFGDELTQAEIGERLGLSQMHVSRLLSRILGGLRTALTADEPPTATVPTVATTSAPHR, encoded by the coding sequence ATGTCGAACCACCGCACCACCACCGTCCGGAGCCGCGACCAGGCCGTCTCACGAGACCGCCACTCCCTGCCGAGCGACCGCCGGCCGGTCCGGCACGGTCCCGAGCCGCCGGCCGGGCTCCCTGAGATCGCGGATCCCCTGGCGGTGAGCACCTCGGACGCCCGCCTTCTCTCGTCCGCCCTGTTCGAGCGGCTGAGCGTGCTCGAGGAGGGCACGGCGGACTACTCGTACGTACGCAACACCCTCGTCGAGCTGAACCTCAGTCTGGTCAAGTACGCCGCGACCCGCTTCCGCCACTCCAACGAGTCCTGGGAGGACATCGTCCAGGTCGGCACCGTCGGTCTGATCAAGGCGATCAACCGGTTCGACCCCGAGCGGGGCAACGAGTTCATGTCCTTCGCCCTGCCGACCGTGCTCGGTGAGATACGGCGGCATCTGAGGGACACGAGCTGGAGCGTCCACGTACCGCGCCGGCTGCAGGAACTGCGCCTGGACCTGGCCAAGGCGAACGACGCCCTCGAACAGGAGCTGGGTCGCCCGCCGACGGCCGCCGAGCTCGGCGACCGCCTCCACATCACCGAGGCGGAACTGTGCGAAGGCCGGGTCGCCGCGAACGGATTCTCCAGTCGCTCGCTCGACGTTCCCGTGGACGACGAGGACGGCGGCCCCGGCATGCTCGCACGCTGCCTCGGCAGCGAGGACGACTCCTTCGAGAAGATCGAGAACCTGGAGGCGCTCAAGCCGCTCGTCGCCGCCCTCTCCTCGCGCGACCGCGCGATCCTGGCGCTGCGGTTCGGCGACGAGCTGACCCAGGCGGAGATAGGCGAACGCCTCGGCCTCTCACAGATGCACGTGTCGCGTCTCCTCAGCCGCATCCTCGGCGGTCTGCGGACAGCCCTGACGGCGGACGAGCCACCGACCGCGACCGTCCCGACCGTCGCGACCACGTCGGCACCGCACCGGTAG